From a single Nicotiana tomentosiformis chromosome 2, ASM39032v3, whole genome shotgun sequence genomic region:
- the LOC104112323 gene encoding uncharacterized protein, translated as MELISLHFSPFITTTGTLKSRDCNALSTRIYPLGSTKSKESASRVFRVTSALAETAVSIAVAATVVGAAATILVRRTKASEAIEAPPKICEDCGGSGICAECRGEGFVLKRMSDENSERARLMAKNAATRYTAGLPKKWSYCMKCNAARSCNSCGGSGKLN; from the exons CAACCGGAACGTTGAAATCTAGAGATTGCAATGCGTTATCTACACGCATTTATCCTCTTGGTTCTACTAAGTCAAAAGAATCTGCTAGCAGAGTGTTCAGAGTAACTTCTGCACTTGCAGAAACAGCAGTGTCTATTGCAGTTGCTGCCACAGTTGTGGGTGCTGCAGCAACTATTCTTGTAAGGAGAACTAAAGCTTCTGAAGCAATTGAG GCCCCGCCGAAAATCTGTGAAGACTGCGGTGGCTCTGGAATTTGTGCAGAATGCAGAGGGGAAGGATTTGTGCTAAAAAGGATGTCCGATGAAAATTCTGAGAGAGCAAGACTGATGGCAAAGAACGCAGCCACAAGATATACAGCAGG GCTTCCCAAAAAGTGGAGCTACTGTATGAAATGCAACGCGGCTCGCTCCTGTAATTCATGTGGCGGCAGTGGGAAGTTGAACTAA